Proteins from a single region of Trypanosoma brucei brucei TREU927 chromosome 7, complete sequence:
- a CDS encoding hypothetical protein, conserved (Number of repeated genes in array uncertain, region may contain misassembly.): protein MSAPVDNVVVERLSTANQKPINEPRRFALLVLGAFCSMCTSFLYAFNLVSGAMQARYNLTQRDLSTITTVGIAVGYFLLPYSFIYDYLGPRPIFMLSVTVFCLGTLLLALTFQEVIEGSVVRLSVYNGLMTLGCMLFDLGGVVTVLSVFPSNRGAIVAIMKSFAGLGSAILGSIQLAFFSDRPDIYFFSIMSFALTVGILGIVFMRLPPFHLTGYQEKHLDEEEKAQRLARKGVYLKQKAPMWRFIYGFVLLIILIFFLPLQGALVAYLKLGSNFKVGFAVTVIVLTAIFPFMAFPLTTFDGKRPHDDSDGEVDDKEEMSEEPFPVEDKVVETDVDYIAPQFQETFFESLKTARLWCLLWSIFCCVGAEFVIIFNARFVYTALAGEVPDDALNTLLTVLNGVGSAVGRLCMSYFEIWSQKRRAEDRVPITIALFIPSVCIITMLTLFLTLPKAALPLPYFIAATANGFMATTIALVARTIFAKDPAKHYDFCFLGSMLSAIFLNRLLYGEWYTQQADKLGQDVCTERVCVVMPLAFLLGLSFLAFITSTYVHLQYRNLCLKALEERRRIREGEEALNDESLSHTE, encoded by the coding sequence ATGAGCGCACCCGTCGACAACGTCGTGGTGGAGCGGCTCTCTACAGCCAACCAAAAACCCATCAACGAGCCCCGCCGCTTTGCGCTGTTGGTTCTTGGCGCCTTTTGTTCCATGTGTACGTCCTTTCTCTATGCCTTCAATCTCGTATCTGGAGCAATGCAAGCGCGCTACAACCTCACACAGCGAGATCTCTCCACCATCACTACTGTTGGTATCGCAGTTGGATATTTCTTGCTGCCCTACAGCTTCATCTATGACTATCTGGGGCCGAGACCCATATTTATGCTCTCAGTAACGGTGTTCTGCCTGGGTACGTTGCTTCTCGCACTGACATTCCAAGAAGTGATTGAAGGATCTGTTGTGAGACTCAGTGTCTACAATGGTCTCATGACATTGGGATGTATGTTGTTTGACTTAGGCGGTGTGGTGACAGTACTCAGCGTGTTTCCATCCAACCGTGGTGCCATTGTGGCTATCATGAAGAGCTTTGCAGGACTTGGTTCCGCAATCCTAGGCAGTATTCAGTTGGCCTTCTTCAGTGACAGGCcagatatatatttcttttctatcATGTCGTTTGCCCTAACGGTTGGTATCCTCGGCATTGTATTCATGCGTCTGCCACCATTCCATTTGACGGGCTATCAGGAAAAGCACcttgatgaagaagagaaggcacAGAGGCTTGCGCGCAAGGGTGTGTACCTGAAGCAGAAGGCACCCATGTGGCGTTTCATCTATGGTTTCGTCCTTCTCATCatcctcattttcttcctccccctGCAGGGAGCGCTCGTAGCGTATCTCAAACTCGGAAGCAACTTCAAGGTGGGGTTTGCTGTGACAGTTATTGTGTTGACCGCAATATTCCCTTTTATGGCATTCCCACTTACTACCTTCGACGGAAAACGCCCACATGACGATTCTGATGGTGAGGTGGATGataaagaggaaatgagTGAAGAGCCCTTCCCTGTGGAAGATAAGGTAGTTGAGACTGATGTCGACTATATTGCTCCACAGTTCCAGGAAACATTTTTCGAGAGCCTGAAAACAGCACGGTTATGGTGCCTACTGTGGTCAATTTTCTGTTGCGTTGGTGCCGAGTTTGTCATCATTTTTAATGCCCGATTTGTATACACGGCACTTGCGGGTGAGGTCCCCGACGACGCGCTAAACACCCTCCTTACTGTTCTAAATGGTGTGGGTAGTGCTGTAGGACGACTTTGTATGAGTTACTTCGAAATCTGGTCGCAGAAGCGCCGTGCTGAAGATCGCGTCCCCATCACCATTGCGCTGTTTATCCCTTCGGTTTGTATCATCACCATGTTGACActcttcctcactctccCGAAGGCTGCATTACCTTTACCATACTTCATCGCAGCAACAGCCAACGGCTTTATGGCCACAACCATCGCCCTCGTCGCCCGCACAATATTCGCCAAGGATCCTGCAAAGCATTATGATTTCTGCTTTCTTGGTTCAATGCTTTCAGCCATCTTCCTTAATCGTCTACTGTACGGTGAGTGGTACACGCAACAAGCCGATAAGTTGGGTCAGGATGTTTGCACCgagcgtgtttgtgtggtgatGCCGCTTGCATTCTTACTTGGTTTATCTTTCTTGGCATTCATCACCAGCACCTACGTGCATCTGCAGTACCGAAATCTTTGTTTGAAGGCCCTTGAAGAACGTCGGCGCATCAGAGAAGGCGAAGAGGCATTAAATGATGAGTCACTGTCCCACACAGAATAG
- a CDS encoding hypothetical protein, conserved (Number of repeated genes in array uncertain, region may contain misassembly.) → MSAPVDNVVVERLSTANQKPVSEPRRFLMLVIGVSCSMCTSFMYAFNLISGAMQERYDLTQRDLSTITTVGICVGYFMLPYGFIYDYLGPRPVFVISMTVFCLGTLLLALTFQEVIEGSVVRLSVYNALMMLGCTLFDLGALVTVLSVFPSNRGIVVATMKTTTGLGSAILGSIRLAFFSGNTSAYFYFLMSWALAAGILALTFVRLPPFHLTGYQEKHLDEEEKAQLRMTKTVYLKQKAPMWRFVHGFAILVTLIVFLPLQGSLVAYLKLGSNFRVGFALVVIALIVIFPFMAFPLTTFDGKRPHDDSDSKAKEHVGAGDEVSAAEDKVVETDVDYIAPQFQETFIAGLKTARLWCLLWSAFCCLGANYVIIYNARFFYTALAGEAPEDALNTLLTVLNGAGSAVGRLCMGYFEIWSQKRPAADRIPITAALYVPSVCIITMLTLFLTLPKAALPLPYFIVAFSNGFTAATMALVTRTIFAKDPAKHYNFCFIGSIMSAIFLNRLLYGEWYTQQADKLGQDVCKKRVCVVMPLAFMLGLAFLGFLTTTYLHLQYRRLCKLALEERQRIREEERVLNELPSNPTEPTGNAGEPAHQLK, encoded by the coding sequence ATGAGCGCACCCGTCGACAACGTCGTGGTGGAGCGGCTCTCTACAGCCAACCAAAAACCGGTCAGTGAGCCCCGCCGTTTCCTCATGCTCGTCATTGGAGTCTCATGTTCCATGTGTACGTCCTTCATGTATGCCTTCAATCTTATATCTGGAGCAATGCAGGAACGTTACGACCTCACACAGCGAGATCTCTCCACCATCACTACTGTTGGCATCTGTGTCGGATATTTCATGCTGCCTTATGGTTTCATCTATGACTATCTGGGGCCGAGACCTGTATTTGTAATATCAATGACAGTTTTCTGCCTGGGTACGTTGCTTCTCGCACTGACATTCCAAGAAGTGATTGAAGGATCTGTTGTGAGACTCAGTGTCTACAACGCCCTCATGATGCTCGGCTGCACACTCTTTGATTTGGGAGCCCTTGTGACAGTACTCAGCGTGTTTCCATCCAACCGTGGCATTGTTGTGGCTACTATGAAGACTACCACCGGACTTGGTTCCGCAATCCTCGGTAGCATTCGCCTTGCATTCTTCAGCGGCAACACCTCTGCTTATTTCTACTTCCTCATGTCGTGGGCCCTGGCCGCTGGCATCTTGGCTCTTACGTTCGTCCGGCTACCACCATTCCATTTGACGGGCTATCAGGAAAAGCACcttgatgaagaagagaaggcacAGCTTCGCATGACCAAGACCGTGTACCTGAAGCAGAAGGCACCCATGTGGCGTTTCGTTCATGGTTTCGCCATTCTCGTAACCCTCATTGTGTTCCTCCCCCTGCAGGGATCACTTGTAGCGTATCTCAAACTCGGAAGCAACTTCAGGGTGGGGTTTGCACTCGTTGTTATCGCGTTGATCGTAATATTCCCTTTTATGGCATTCCCACTTACTACCTTCGACGGCAAACGCCCACATGACGATTCTGACAGCAAAGCCAAAGAACACGTTGGAGCAGGTGATGAAGTTTCCGCGGCGGAAGATAAGGTAGTTGAGACTGATGTCGACTATATTGCTCCACAGTTCCAGGAAACATTTATCGCAGGATTGAAAACCGCACGGTTATGGTGCCTACTGTGGTCAGCTTTCTGTTGTCTTGGAGCCAATTATGTCATAATTTACAATGcccgttttttttacacGGCACTGGCGGGTGAGGCCCCTGAAGACGCGCTAAACACCCTCCTTACTGTTCTAAATGGTGCAGGTAGTGCTGTAGGACGACTTTGTATGGGCTACTTCGAAATCTGGTCGCAGAAGCGGCCTGCTGCTGACCGTATTCCGATCACCGCCGCTCTTTACGTTCCTTCGGTTTGTATCATCACCATGTTGACActcttcctcactctccCGAAGGCTGCATTACCTTTACCATACTTCATCGTGGCGTTCTCAAATGGTTTCACAGCGGCTACGATGGCACTCGTAACACGCACAATATTCGCCAAGGATCCTGCAAAGCATTACAACTTCTGCTTTATAGGTTCTATCATGTCAGCCATCTTCCTTAATCGTCTACTGTACGGTGAGTGGTACACGCAACAAGCCGATAAGTTGGGTCAGGATGTTTGCAAGaagcgtgtttgtgtggtgatGCCGCTTGCATTTATGTTAGGTCTCGCCTTTCTTGGTTTTCTTACCACAACGTACTTGCATCTGCAGTACCGCCGCCTTTGCAAGCTTGCGCTTGAGGAACGTCAGCGCATCCGGGAGGAGGAGCGTGTGCTAAATGAGCTGCCTTCTAACCCTACAGAGCCGACGGGGAATGCCGGTGAACCTGCGCATCAACTCAAGTGA
- a CDS encoding hypothetical protein, conserved (Number of repeated genes in array uncertain, region may contain misassembly.) translates to MSAPVDNVVVERLSTANQKPINEPRRFALLVLGAFCSMCTSFLYAFNLVSGAMQARYNLTQRDLSTITTVGIAVGYFLLPYSFIYDYLGPRPIFMLSVTVFCLGTLLLALTFQEVIEGSVVRLSVYNGLMTLGCMLFDLGGVVTVLSVFPSNRGAIVAIMKSFAGLGSAILGSIQLAFFSDRPDIYFFSIMSFALTVGILGIVFMRLPPFHLTGYQEKHLDEEEKAQRLARKGVYLKQKAPMWRFIYGFVLLIILIFFLPLQGALVAYLKLGSNFKVGFAVTVIVLTAIFPFMAFPLTTFDGKRPHDDSDGEVDDKEEMSEEPFPVEDKVVETDVDYIAPQFQETFFESLKTARLWCLLWSIFCCVGAEFVIIFNARFVYTALAGEVPDDALNTLLTVLNGVGSAVGRLCMSYFEIWSQKRRAEDRVPITIALFIPSVCIITMLTLFLTLPKAALPLPYFIAATANGFMATTIALVARTIFAKDPAKHYDFCFLGSMLSAIFLNRLLYGEWYTQQADKLGQDVCTERVCVVMPLAFLLGLSFLAFITSTYVHLQYRNLCLKALEERRRIREGEEALNDESLSHTE, encoded by the coding sequence ATGAGCGCACCCGTCGACAACGTCGTGGTGGAGCGGCTCTCTACAGCCAACCAAAAACCCATCAACGAGCCCCGCCGCTTTGCGCTCTTGGTTCTTGGCGCCTTTTGTTCCATGTGTACGTCCTTTCTCTATGCCTTCAATCTCGTATCTGGAGCAATGCAAGCGCGCTACAACCTCACACAGCGAGATCTCTCCACCATCACTACTGTTGGTATCGCAGTTGGATATTTCTTGCTGCCCTACAGCTTCATCTATGACTATCTGGGGCCGAGACCCATATTTATGCTCTCAGTAACGGTGTTCTGCCTGGGTACGTTGCTTCTCGCACTGACATTCCAAGAAGTGATCGAAGGATCTGTTGTGAGACTCAGTGTCTACAATGGTCTCATGACATTGGGATGTATGTTGTTTGACTTAGGCGGTGTGGTGACAGTACTCAGCGTGTTTCCATCCAACCGTGGTGCCATTGTGGCTATCATGAAGAGCTTTGCAGGACTTGGTTCCGCAATCCTAGGCAGTATTCAGTTGGCCTTCTTCAGTGACAGGCcagatatatatttcttttctatcATGTCGTTTGCCCTAACGGTTGGTATCCTCGGCATTGTATTCATGCGTCTGCCACCATTCCATTTGACGGGCTATCAGGAAAAGCACcttgatgaagaagagaaggcacAGAGGCTTGCGCGCAAGGGTGTGTACCTGAAGCAGAAGGCACCCATGTGGCGTTTCATCTATGGTTTCGTCCTTCTCATCatcctcattttcttcctccccctGCAGGGAGCGCTCGTAGCGTATCTCAAACTCGGAAGCAACTTCAAGGTGGGGTTTGCTGTGACAGTTATTGTGTTGACCGCAATATTCCCTTTTATGGCATTCCCACTTACTACCTTCGACGGAAAACGCCCACATGACGATTCTGATGGTGAGGTGGATGataaagaggaaatgagTGAAGAGCCCTTCCCTGTGGAAGATAAGGTAGTTGAGACTGATGTCGACTATATTGCTCCACAGTTCCAGGAAACATTTTTCGAGAGCCTGAAAACCGCACGGTTATGGTGCCTACTGTGGTCAATTTTCTGTTGCGTTGGTGCCGAGTTTGTCATCATTTTTAATGCCCGATTTGTATACACGGCACTTGCGGGTGAGGTCCCCGACGACGCGCTAAACACCCTCCTTACTGTTCTAAATGGTGTGGGTAGTGCTGTAGGACGACTTTGTATGAGTTACTTCGAAATCTGGTCGCAGAAGCGCCGTGCTGAAGATCGCGTCCCCATCACCATTGCGCTGTTTATCCCTTCGGTTTGTATCATCACCATGTTGACActcttcctcactctccCGAAGGCTGCATTACCTTTACCATACTTCATCGCAGCAACAGCCAACGGCTTTATGGCCACAACCATCGCTCTCGTCGCCCGCACAATATTCGCCAAGGATCCTGCAAAGCATTATGATTTCTGCTTTCTTGGTTCAATGCTTTCAGCCATCTTCCTTAATCGTCTACTGTACGGTGAGTGGTACACGCAACAAGCCGATAAGTTGGGTCAGGATGTTTGCACCgagcgtgtttgtgtggtgatGCCGCTTGCATTCTTACTTGGTTTATCTTTCTTGGCATTCATCACCAGCACCTACGTGCATCTGCAGTACCGAAATCTTTGTTTGAAAGCTCTTGAAGAACGTCGGCGCATCAGAGAAGGCGAAGAGGCATTAAATGATGAGTCACTGTCCCACACAGAATAG
- a CDS encoding hypothetical protein, conserved (Number of repeated genes in array uncertain, region may contain misassembly.): protein MSAPVDNVVVERLSTANQKPVSEPRRFATLVLGVFCCMCTSFMYAFNLISGAMQERYDLTQRDLSTITTVGIVVGYFLLPYGFIYDYLGPRPVFVISMTVFCLGTLLLALTFQEVIEGSVVRLSVYNGLMVLGCMLFDLGAVVTVLSVFPSNRGAVMAIMKTFTGLGSAIVGCIRLGFLSQSTSAYFYFLMSFALAAGILAIAFLRLPPFHLTGYQEKHLDEEEKAQLRVTKGVYLKQKAPMWRFVYGFAILLILIVFLPLQGSLSAYLKLGSNFRVGFALVVIALIVIFPFMAFPLTTFDGKRPHDDSDSKAKEHVGAGDEVSAAEDKVVETDVDYIAPQFQETFIAGLKTARLWCLLWSVFCCVGVHYVVIYNARFIYTALTGEAPEDALNTLLTVLNGVGSAVGRLCMSYFEIWSQKRRAEDRVPITIALFIPSVCIITMLTLFLTLPKAALPLPYFIAAFSNGFTAAIIALVTRTIFAKDPAKHYNFCYLASVLSAIFLNRLLYGEWYTQQADKLGQDVCKKRVCVVMPLAFMLGLAFPAFATSTYLHLQYRRLCTLALEERQRIREEERVLNELPSNPIEPTGNAGEPAHQLK from the coding sequence ATGAGCGCACCCGTCGACAACGTCGTGGTGGAGCGGCTCTCTACAGCCAACCAAAAACCGGTCAGTGAGCCCCGCCGTTTCGCCACTTTGGTTCTCGGCGTCTTTTGTTGTATGTGCACATCCTTCATGTATGCCTTCAATCTTATATCTGGAGCAATGCAGGAACGTTACGACCTCACACAGCGAGATCTCTCCACCATCACTACTGTTGGTATTGTAGTTGGATATTTCTTGCTGCCTTATGGTTTCATCTATGACTATCTGGGGCCGAGACCTGTATTTGTAATATCAATGACAGTTTTCTGCCTGGGTACGTTGCTTCTCGCACTGACATTCCAAGAAGTGATTGAAGGATCTGTTGTGAGACTCAGTGTCTACAATGGTCTCATGGTATTGGGATGTATGTTGTTTGACTTGGGTGCCGTGGTAACAGTACTCAGCGTGTTTCCATCCAACCGTGGTGCCGTGATGGCCATCATGAAGACATTTACGGGTCTTGGTTCCGCAATCGTCGGTTGTATACGACTAGGTTTCTTGAGTCAGAGTACCTCTGCTTATTTCTACTTCCTCATGTCGTTTGCCCTGGCCGCTGGCATCTTGGCTATTGCATTTCTGCGTCTGCCACCATTCCATTTGACGGGCTATCAGGAAAAGCACcttgatgaagaagagaaggcacAGCTTCGCGTAACGAAGGGCGTGTACCTGAAGCAGAAGGCACCCATGTGGCGTTTCGTCTACGGTTTTGCTATTCTTTTGATTCTCATTGTGTTCCTCCCCCTGCAGGGATCACTGTCCGCCTATCTCAAACTCGGAAGCAACTTCAGGGTGGGGTTTGCACTCGTTGTTATCGCGTTGATCGTAATATTCCCTTTTATGGCATTCCCACTTACTACCTTCGACGGCAAACGCCCACATGACGATTCTGACAGCAAAGCCAAAGAACACGTTGGAGCAGGTGATGAAGTTTCCGCGGCGGAAGATAAGGTAGTTGAGACTGATGTCGACTATATTGCTCCACAGTTCCAGGAAACATTTATCGCAGGATTGAAAACCGCACGGTTATGGTGCCTACTGTGGTCAGTTTTCTGTTGCGTTGGTGTGCACTATGTTGTCATCTACAATGCTCGTTTCATCTACACGGCACTGACCGGTGAGGCCCCTGAAGACGCGCTAAACACCCTCCTTACTGTTCTAAATGGTGTGGGTAGTGCTGTAGGACGACTTTGTATGAGTTACTTCGAAATCTGGTCGCAGAAGCGCCGTGCTGAAGATCGCGTCCCCATCACCATTGCGCTGTTTATCCCTTCGGTTTGTATCATCACCATGTTGACActcttcctcactctccCGAAGGCTGCATTACCTTTACCATACTTCATCGCAGCGTTCTCAAATGGTTTCACAGCGGCGATTATTGCATTGGTAACGCGCACAATATTCGCCAAGGATCCTGCAAAGCATTACAACTTCTGCTATCTCGCCTCCGTGCTTTCAGCCATCTTCCTTAATCGTCTACTGTACGGTGAGTGGTACACGCAACAGGCCGATAAGTTGGGTCAGGATGTTTGCAAGaagcgtgtttgtgtggtgatGCCGCTTGCATTTATGTTAGGTCTCGCCTTCCCAGCATTTGCTACTAGCACCTACTTGCATCTGCAGTACCGCCGCCTTTGCACGCTTGCGCTTGAGGAACGTCAGCGCATCCGGGAGGAGGAGCGTGTGCTAAATGAGTTGCCTTCTAACCCTATAGAGCCGACGGGGAATGCCGGTGAACCTGCGCATCAACTCAAGTGA